A single Crateriforma conspicua DNA region contains:
- a CDS encoding alpha/beta hydrolase — MRCHPQLLLLLVATLLSFVTHPALAQRTPPSQWRWVDTNIADDCQHHTLYSEASGRDIGFSVYLPPGYETSNQRYPVVYYLHGAGGSESSSREFAWAVKQAIADKAIQPVIYVFPNGGQRSGYRDWGDGTVMTESWIIQELIPHIDSTFRTIASRDGRALCGWSMGGGGSLRFAMKYPNLFCAAATMSAALGMPGEDANDSAAANLRRNIDEIRDRVGIWMVVGETDFLKPGNEAFAEALTTLDVDHSLTILPQTGHNLGQMSAKFHRDIVMMLDTHLAEPQAVAPESDSIRLIQDESYRPDTADPYARRRCKLDWYLPTDTAATATLVWFHGGSIRSGDKAGDIAVNLARRFCRDGFAVVSVNYRLSPKVNYPVYLDDAAAAVAHVIGRVREYVGEQSKVYVSGHSAGGYLAAMVGVHPDALAKHGCGTDLLAGVIPVSGQMITHSTVRAERGIDRSRPVIDAAAPAYHVDDSAPPFLCIVGDDDLPARSAENHYFVAAMKAAGHAHIRFVEVPGRNHSTIANQMGQPDDAVARLITRFMTGK; from the coding sequence ATGCGATGCCACCCACAACTGTTGCTACTGCTGGTTGCCACGCTGCTTTCCTTCGTCACGCATCCGGCTCTTGCCCAGCGCACACCCCCGTCCCAGTGGAGATGGGTCGACACCAACATCGCCGACGACTGCCAGCACCACACGCTTTACAGCGAAGCATCGGGGCGCGACATCGGGTTCAGCGTCTACCTGCCGCCGGGTTATGAAACATCGAACCAGCGTTATCCGGTCGTGTATTACCTGCACGGAGCCGGGGGCAGCGAATCGTCGTCGCGTGAATTCGCATGGGCGGTCAAGCAGGCGATTGCCGACAAAGCCATCCAGCCCGTGATCTATGTCTTTCCCAACGGTGGCCAGCGCAGCGGATATCGCGACTGGGGCGACGGCACCGTCATGACCGAATCATGGATCATCCAAGAATTGATCCCTCACATCGATTCAACCTTTCGCACGATCGCCAGCCGTGACGGTCGCGCGCTGTGCGGCTGGTCCATGGGCGGCGGCGGGTCCCTTCGGTTCGCCATGAAATATCCGAATCTGTTTTGTGCGGCGGCGACGATGAGCGCGGCTTTGGGGATGCCAGGAGAAGACGCCAACGATTCGGCGGCGGCGAACCTGCGTCGCAACATCGACGAAATCCGCGACCGCGTTGGTATCTGGATGGTCGTCGGCGAAACGGACTTCTTGAAGCCGGGCAATGAAGCCTTTGCAGAAGCCCTCACCACACTGGACGTGGATCACTCACTGACGATCCTTCCCCAGACCGGTCATAACTTGGGCCAGATGTCCGCCAAGTTTCATCGCGACATCGTGATGATGCTTGACACGCACCTCGCGGAACCACAAGCGGTTGCACCGGAGTCCGATTCGATCCGTTTGATCCAAGACGAATCTTATCGCCCCGATACGGCCGACCCATACGCACGCCGTCGATGCAAGTTGGACTGGTACCTGCCGACCGATACTGCGGCCACCGCAACGCTGGTCTGGTTCCACGGTGGTTCGATCCGCAGCGGCGACAAAGCCGGCGATATTGCCGTGAACTTGGCGCGACGATTTTGCCGTGACGGCTTCGCCGTGGTGTCGGTCAACTATCGGCTGTCACCCAAAGTCAACTATCCGGTCTATCTGGACGATGCCGCCGCCGCGGTGGCTCACGTCATTGGCCGAGTCCGCGAGTATGTCGGCGAGCAATCCAAGGTGTATGTGTCCGGACATTCCGCCGGCGGATACTTGGCCGCGATGGTCGGCGTGCACCCCGATGCGTTGGCCAAACATGGCTGCGGCACGGATTTGTTGGCGGGCGTGATTCCGGTGTCCGGCCAAATGATCACGCATTCGACCGTCAGGGCCGAACGCGGGATCGACCGTTCACGTCCGGTGATCGACGCCGCCGCGCCGGCCTATCACGTCGACGATTCAGCACCGCCATTTTTGTGCATCGTCGGCGACGACGACTTGCCCGCTCGATCGGCGGA
- a CDS encoding RrF2 family transcriptional regulator: MISKTAEYALRAVASMAGCGAPVSADNLAKQTKVPRRYLTRVLQDLVAHELVRSRPGPGGGYELTRPTDQLTILDVINIVDPIERIRRCPLGLATHHELCPLHAELDKAYAETEAAFSRVTIAALLESTSPIVPLCESPQ, translated from the coding sequence ATGATTTCCAAGACTGCCGAATACGCCTTGCGTGCCGTGGCCAGCATGGCCGGATGCGGGGCACCCGTTTCGGCGGACAACTTGGCGAAACAGACCAAGGTGCCACGGCGTTATCTGACCCGCGTGCTGCAAGACTTGGTGGCTCACGAATTGGTCCGGTCGCGGCCCGGTCCCGGTGGCGGTTACGAATTGACTCGGCCGACCGATCAATTGACGATTCTGGACGTCATCAACATCGTCGACCCGATCGAACGAATCCGTCGTTGTCCGCTGGGACTGGCCACGCATCATGAGTTGTGTCCGTTGCATGCGGAACTGGACAAGGCATACGCCGAAACGGAGGCCGCGTTCAGCCGTGTGACGATCGCAGCGCTGTTGGAATCGACCAGTCCGATTGTGCCGCTGTGCGAATCGCCCCAGTAG
- a CDS encoding matrixin family metalloprotease, whose product MKDFKFMLTRQSRWTRKSRMKQKTRRRRLMAESLESRRLLAASMGWDGPGQGSAELSYYIEGVAPGLSAAETVQALETALDAWASVVDVTFTPTSTAGLRDSIDISFAAIDGNGGTLAQAYFPDDVNPPRIAGDIQFDIAENWEIGNEQGNAAFDLVWVAVHEIGHSLGLEHSDDFGAVLSESVSPAQAFTELGDSDIDEILQLYAPAVTETPSEDDVTDPDVDEDPDVIIDHGGLIDPTDPADDETDDESDVDSGTDDESDGDSGTDDTPANDGDDQADDDETDGDETDGDETDGDETDGTDESDTPDDGNTDAGDDMADDDETDADDLPSALSDAAINRLTRINTDTLFETYDADGDGFLAESEVPTRLWTHLFDAQADADGDTVLSSEEISSLVAMLRQNRFDTLDSDGDGTLTEDELSRRQWRRLSAADADLDATISFDEFDQWMDDRGSDTGARSERFGFGSMFTRMILDTMLNMFRQVLSFALHPSGFRTGFSSFFRI is encoded by the coding sequence GTGAAGGATTTCAAATTCATGTTGACACGTCAGTCACGATGGACACGCAAGTCACGAATGAAACAGAAGACACGCCGCCGACGTCTGATGGCCGAGTCGCTGGAGTCCCGGCGGTTGCTGGCGGCCAGCATGGGTTGGGACGGACCCGGGCAAGGATCGGCAGAACTGAGTTACTACATCGAAGGGGTCGCACCGGGGCTGTCGGCGGCGGAGACCGTACAGGCATTGGAGACGGCTTTGGATGCTTGGGCGTCGGTCGTCGATGTGACGTTCACGCCGACATCAACCGCGGGCCTGCGTGATTCGATTGATATCTCGTTTGCCGCGATCGATGGAAACGGCGGCACATTGGCTCAAGCCTACTTTCCGGATGACGTGAATCCGCCACGCATCGCAGGCGACATTCAGTTCGACATCGCGGAGAACTGGGAGATCGGAAATGAGCAAGGCAATGCCGCCTTCGATCTGGTCTGGGTCGCGGTTCATGAGATCGGTCATTCGTTGGGGCTCGAACACTCGGATGATTTCGGCGCCGTGCTGTCGGAATCCGTTTCACCGGCTCAAGCGTTCACGGAACTGGGCGATTCGGACATCGACGAAATCTTGCAACTGTATGCCCCGGCAGTGACCGAGACACCGTCCGAAGATGACGTCACCGATCCCGATGTCGACGAAGACCCCGATGTCATCATCGATCATGGCGGCCTGATCGATCCCACGGACCCGGCCGATGACGAAACCGACGATGAGTCGGACGTGGATTCGGGAACCGACGATGAGTCGGATGGGGATTCGGGAACCGACGACACGCCGGCAAACGACGGCGATGACCAGGCTGACGACGACGAAACCGATGGTGACGAAACCGATGGTGATGAAACCGACGGTGACGAAACCGATGGCACGGATGAAAGCGACACGCCGGACGACGGTAACACGGATGCGGGCGACGACATGGCCGATGACGACGAAACGGACGCGGACGATCTTCCTTCCGCGTTAAGTGATGCGGCGATCAATCGTCTGACACGCATCAACACCGACACGCTGTTCGAAACTTATGACGCCGACGGTGATGGTTTCTTGGCGGAAAGCGAAGTCCCCACGCGATTGTGGACGCATCTGTTTGACGCACAGGCCGATGCCGATGGCGACACGGTTCTATCGAGCGAAGAGATCAGCAGCTTGGTGGCGATGCTTCGTCAAAACCGCTTTGACACCCTGGACAGCGATGGCGACGGTACGCTGACCGAAGATGAACTGAGCCGCCGACAGTGGCGTCGATTGTCGGCCGCGGATGCCGATCTGGATGCCACGATCAGCTTTGACGAATTCGATCAATGGATGGACGATCGTGGATCCGATACGGGCGCGAGGTCTGAAAGATTCGGGTTCGGTTCCATGTTCACGCGAATGATTCTGGACACGATGTTGAACATGTTCCGTCAAGTTTTGTCGTTCGCGCTGCATCCATCCGGATTCAGGACCGGTTTCAGTTCGTTCTTTCGGATTTGA
- a CDS encoding alpha-L-arabinofuranosidase C-terminal domain-containing protein has product MFCLPQIRSFLHYGNRIVATLGILCCIAGIASAQTRIKVNVHADQPTVEISPHLYGLFFEDINDAADGGLYAELIQNRSFEYFSLKDTHPRTEFHPLYAWQIASSPKNHDGFVDATMQVHNESPLNSNNTHYVSVTADQPGTFGTQNLGFDGIRIDQSAKYDVSLYARVDDWQGAAPLTVRLLSPDGDVCGTLELPRPGSTWQKFDGVLTANETRDDARLQITTNGRGTLDLDMVSLFPQQTFNGRKNGLRKDLVEALRDLNPQFLRFPGGCITHGWGLDNRYRWKDSVGDVAQRKPNWNLWGYHQTYGLGYFEYFQLCEDLDMEPLPVVPIGVGCGFRCTEFVPMDELGPHVQDALDLIEFANGPADSTWGSVRADMGHPEPFGLEFVCLGNEEHDTPDMRQRFPVFAEAIRKAYPEIKIIGTSGLGTGIPIYDLMTKEKVYSSDEHYYMSPRWFFDNVNRFDSFDRDKPLIFVGEYAAHDTDRKNTLYSALSEAAFLTGIERNADLVDMTCYAPLFGRKGHMQWRPDMIYFDDRNVVRTTNYYVQQLFSRLKGDVYLANSIDVVAKSPAPLFNGYVGIGTWNTTIELGEAAVNGRPLDLAHWKTTSGKFEHDNGHLAQTDMKETPALAISHESFSGEKIVFTARVKKTGGKEGFLLRFASDANGKGGYWWNVGGWNNRQHGIESFDGDQSSTIAKVDGGIESDQWYDLKIEMNGDTVRCFINGDLKQQVQLGSLDVSISSTYDRDAGEIILKLVNPTAAEVDAQIEFSGVQAMASSASVVTLAGTKDAVNMFESPETVKPVASKIAAGTEFQHTIPPYAVQAIRIKSERTN; this is encoded by the coding sequence ATGTTTTGTCTTCCCCAAATCCGATCGTTCCTTCATTACGGCAATCGAATCGTCGCCACACTTGGCATCCTCTGTTGCATTGCTGGAATCGCATCGGCACAAACACGGATCAAGGTCAACGTTCATGCGGATCAACCCACCGTGGAAATCAGTCCGCATCTTTATGGTCTGTTTTTCGAAGACATCAATGACGCCGCCGACGGCGGGCTTTACGCGGAGCTGATTCAAAACCGCTCATTCGAATATTTTTCGCTCAAAGACACGCATCCACGTACCGAATTTCATCCGCTTTATGCTTGGCAAATCGCATCGTCGCCCAAGAATCACGACGGCTTCGTTGATGCGACCATGCAAGTCCACAACGAGTCGCCGCTGAATTCCAACAACACGCATTATGTCAGCGTGACGGCGGACCAGCCGGGCACCTTTGGAACTCAAAACCTGGGCTTTGACGGCATACGAATCGACCAGTCCGCCAAGTACGACGTGTCGTTGTACGCTCGCGTTGACGACTGGCAGGGTGCCGCTCCGTTGACCGTGCGTCTGCTTTCGCCCGATGGCGATGTTTGTGGAACGTTGGAACTGCCAAGACCGGGCAGCACCTGGCAAAAATTCGACGGCGTGCTGACCGCCAATGAAACGCGAGATGACGCACGACTGCAGATCACGACCAACGGCCGGGGCACGCTTGACCTGGACATGGTGTCGCTGTTCCCCCAGCAAACCTTCAACGGTCGCAAGAATGGGCTGCGCAAAGACTTGGTCGAAGCCTTGCGTGACTTGAACCCCCAATTTTTGCGTTTCCCCGGAGGCTGCATCACTCACGGTTGGGGCTTGGACAATCGGTACCGCTGGAAAGACAGCGTGGGTGACGTCGCACAACGTAAACCCAACTGGAACCTCTGGGGTTATCACCAGACGTATGGCCTGGGCTACTTTGAATACTTCCAACTGTGCGAAGACTTGGACATGGAACCGTTGCCGGTGGTTCCCATCGGCGTTGGCTGTGGTTTTCGGTGCACGGAGTTTGTACCGATGGATGAATTGGGGCCTCACGTTCAGGACGCGTTGGACCTGATTGAGTTTGCCAATGGACCGGCCGATAGCACTTGGGGATCGGTGCGTGCCGACATGGGCCACCCCGAACCGTTCGGTTTGGAATTCGTTTGCCTGGGCAACGAAGAACACGACACGCCGGACATGCGGCAAAGATTCCCGGTCTTTGCCGAAGCGATACGAAAGGCGTATCCCGAGATCAAAATCATCGGCACGTCAGGACTGGGCACGGGCATTCCTATCTACGACTTGATGACGAAAGAAAAAGTCTACAGTTCCGACGAACACTACTACATGAGCCCACGTTGGTTCTTTGACAACGTGAATCGGTTCGATTCATTTGACCGCGATAAACCGCTGATCTTTGTCGGTGAATACGCCGCGCACGACACCGATCGCAAGAACACGCTGTATTCCGCGTTGTCCGAAGCCGCGTTTTTGACGGGCATCGAACGCAACGCCGACCTGGTCGACATGACCTGTTACGCGCCGCTGTTTGGCCGCAAAGGACACATGCAATGGCGTCCCGACATGATCTATTTCGACGATCGAAACGTCGTGCGGACGACCAACTACTACGTCCAACAATTGTTCAGCCGGCTCAAGGGCGATGTCTACCTTGCGAACAGCATCGATGTGGTCGCCAAGTCGCCGGCACCCTTGTTTAACGGCTACGTCGGAATCGGCACATGGAACACGACGATCGAATTGGGCGAAGCGGCGGTCAACGGCCGACCGCTTGACCTTGCCCACTGGAAAACGACATCAGGAAAGTTCGAACACGACAACGGTCATCTGGCGCAGACCGACATGAAGGAAACTCCCGCATTGGCGATCAGTCACGAGAGCTTCTCCGGTGAAAAGATCGTCTTCACAGCGCGGGTCAAGAAAACGGGCGGCAAAGAAGGGTTCCTGCTTCGATTCGCCTCCGACGCCAATGGCAAAGGCGGCTATTGGTGGAACGTCGGCGGTTGGAACAATCGCCAGCATGGCATCGAATCGTTCGACGGCGACCAAAGCAGCACGATCGCCAAAGTCGACGGAGGCATCGAATCCGACCAATGGTACGACTTGAAGATCGAAATGAATGGCGACACCGTTCGCTGTTTCATCAACGGCGACCTGAAGCAACAGGTGCAACTTGGATCGCTGGACGTCTCCATCTCGTCGACGTACGACCGCGACGCTGGCGAAATCATCCTGAAGCTGGTCAACCCGACGGCCGCCGAAGTCGATGCCCAGATCGAATTCAGCGGCGTCCAAGCCATGGCATCGTCGGCGTCGGTGGTCACCCTGGCGGGCACCAAAGACGCCGTCAATATGTTCGAGTCGCCCGAGACGGTGAAGCCGGTGGCGTCAAAGATCGCGGCAGGGACAGAGTTTCAACACACCATCCCGCCGTACGCCGTCCAGGCGATCCGGATCAAATCCGAAAGAACGAACTGA